A single genomic interval of Quadrisphaera sp. RL12-1S harbors:
- a CDS encoding SCO7613 C-terminal domain-containing membrane protein, with protein MSDSEQHAPPPEPGCPRCSAPLVPGRPACPRCGLRLVGEDAAALWELDQQLALLQHRRAGLLAALAGGPDAAPAVPAAPVTSSPAAGPTTGPAEAVWAAPGASARTAAPGPAAAAGVPAGATHLPGAGPYAPPTDRPALSESSGQPSGQPSGQPSMPRQRRFGAQQLLLVTGVVLVAAGAFAFRALVWSAIGALGQALVLLLVCAGAAAASRATARRALGASAEALALVSVVVLLVVLGAARSLDVLGLGATDADAYGLGALLVAVGACAAGDRWLRPAAHPARPVVPAWAAVLLTAGVPTALTLAVDGELLTWAAAALALAVLSAPASRLLAVHARGLGVLSLVVGAAHLGAAVVVLLSVDAGADAVPGRGPDASAPYLAALELALLALAAAWTAGRAGRPVPQGAAVAAEGPAQAPAPTPARALLAGRPQLRRTAVVVAYGGVIGALVSLAAAGGAFALLLLALGVSAVTAALLAVRPRLLPWPVAVAALALAGGSLLGEPVVGSSESTWWRPAAWYALALASLLAGARRPVASAPAEALADRRALPVPRAVWAAAGSAAALGGVLTAPDPVAGVLAVLLALGVAAVLLALSAVVRGAPEAVLVAGWGLVGLVALLMTGDGAVHPSVPLAVSGLGALARAGDRRRTAWALPAVVLLSAAWWSEAGRVLPAPAEVEWWSLPPAALALAVGALVWQRHPGLGSWAVLGPGLAAALLPSALHAAVTSSPWRTAVVAVAGALVCWAGIRWSLQAPVVLGAAAALVVAVGQLGPYARQVPVAVGLFLAGAVVLLLAVRIEQARRDAARAVGWVRALR; from the coding sequence GTGAGCGACTCCGAGCAGCACGCCCCGCCACCCGAGCCCGGCTGCCCGCGCTGCTCGGCGCCGCTGGTGCCCGGCCGTCCCGCGTGTCCGCGCTGCGGCCTGCGCCTGGTCGGCGAGGACGCCGCGGCCCTGTGGGAGCTCGACCAGCAGCTCGCGCTGCTGCAGCACCGCCGTGCCGGGCTGCTGGCGGCGCTGGCGGGTGGGCCCGACGCCGCTCCTGCCGTGCCGGCTGCTCCGGTCACCAGCAGCCCGGCGGCCGGTCCAACGACCGGACCGGCGGAGGCGGTGTGGGCGGCGCCCGGTGCGTCGGCCCGGACCGCGGCCCCCGGGCCCGCAGCCGCCGCCGGCGTCCCGGCGGGGGCCACCCACCTCCCGGGTGCCGGCCCCTACGCGCCCCCCACCGACCGGCCGGCGCTGTCGGAGTCGTCCGGGCAGCCGTCCGGGCAGCCGTCCGGGCAGCCGTCCATGCCGCGCCAGCGCCGCTTCGGGGCGCAGCAGCTGCTCCTCGTGACCGGCGTCGTGCTCGTCGCCGCGGGGGCGTTCGCGTTCCGGGCCCTGGTGTGGAGCGCCATCGGCGCCCTGGGGCAGGCGCTGGTCCTGCTGCTGGTCTGCGCCGGTGCCGCCGCGGCCTCGCGCGCCACGGCGCGCCGCGCCCTCGGGGCCAGCGCGGAGGCCCTGGCCCTGGTGTCCGTGGTGGTGCTCCTGGTCGTGCTCGGGGCCGCTCGCAGCCTCGACGTGCTGGGGCTGGGCGCCACCGACGCCGACGCCTACGGCTTGGGCGCCCTCCTGGTGGCCGTCGGTGCCTGCGCTGCTGGGGACCGCTGGCTGCGCCCGGCGGCGCACCCGGCCCGACCGGTGGTCCCGGCCTGGGCGGCGGTGCTCCTCACCGCCGGCGTCCCCACCGCGCTGACCCTCGCCGTGGACGGTGAGCTGCTCACCTGGGCCGCGGCGGCCCTGGCGCTCGCGGTGCTCTCGGCGCCCGCGTCCCGGCTGCTGGCGGTGCACGCCCGCGGCCTGGGCGTGCTCTCCCTCGTCGTCGGTGCGGCGCACCTGGGGGCGGCGGTGGTCGTGCTGCTCTCGGTGGACGCCGGCGCTGACGCCGTTCCGGGCCGCGGGCCGGACGCCTCCGCCCCCTACCTGGCGGCCCTCGAGCTCGCCCTGCTCGCGCTGGCCGCGGCCTGGACGGCGGGCCGCGCCGGGCGGCCCGTCCCGCAGGGGGCCGCCGTGGCCGCGGAGGGTCCCGCGCAGGCCCCCGCCCCGACGCCTGCCCGGGCGCTGCTGGCCGGCCGCCCGCAGCTGCGGCGCACGGCCGTCGTGGTCGCCTACGGCGGGGTCATCGGCGCCCTGGTCTCCCTGGCCGCCGCGGGCGGCGCCTTCGCCCTGCTGCTGCTGGCGCTGGGGGTCTCGGCGGTCACCGCCGCGCTCCTGGCCGTCCGCCCGCGCCTGCTGCCGTGGCCGGTGGCGGTCGCCGCCCTCGCCCTGGCCGGCGGCTCGCTGCTGGGCGAGCCGGTGGTGGGCAGCTCCGAGAGCACCTGGTGGCGGCCCGCCGCCTGGTACGCGCTCGCCCTCGCGTCCCTGCTGGCCGGGGCGCGCCGCCCGGTCGCCTCGGCCCCCGCCGAGGCCCTCGCCGACCGCCGCGCGCTGCCCGTCCCGCGGGCCGTGTGGGCCGCGGCCGGGTCGGCCGCCGCCCTCGGCGGCGTGCTCACCGCGCCGGACCCGGTGGCCGGGGTGCTCGCGGTGCTGCTCGCGCTCGGCGTCGCGGCCGTGCTGCTGGCGCTGTCGGCGGTGGTGCGCGGCGCGCCGGAGGCCGTGCTGGTCGCGGGCTGGGGGCTCGTCGGCCTGGTGGCCCTGCTCATGACCGGTGACGGTGCGGTCCACCCCTCGGTGCCGCTCGCGGTGTCCGGGCTGGGCGCCCTCGCGCGAGCCGGGGACCGGCGGCGCACCGCCTGGGCGCTGCCCGCCGTCGTGCTGCTGTCCGCGGCGTGGTGGAGCGAGGCGGGGCGGGTCCTGCCCGCCCCGGCCGAGGTGGAGTGGTGGTCCCTGCCGCCGGCGGCGCTGGCCCTGGCGGTGGGTGCGCTGGTCTGGCAGCGCCACCCCGGGCTCGGCTCGTGGGCCGTCCTGGGCCCGGGCCTGGCGGCTGCGCTGCTGCCCTCGGCGCTGCACGCCGCCGTCACGAGCAGCCCGTGGCGGACCGCCGTCGTGGCCGTCGCGGGTGCGCTGGTCTGCTGGGCCGGGATCCGCTGGTCGCTGCAGGCGCCGGTGGTCCTCGGTGCGGCGGCGGCGCTCGTGGTCGCCGTCGGTCAGCTGGGCCCGTACGCGCGGCAGGTCCCGGTCGCGGTGGGGCTCTTCCTCGCCGGTGCCGTCGTGCTCCTGCTGGCGGTGCGGATCGAGCAGGCCCGCCGCGACGCCGCCCGAGCCGTCGGGTGGGTCCGGGCCCTGCGCTGA
- a CDS encoding nitroreductase family protein: protein MELDEVLRRRRAVRRFTGAPVSREALDAVVAAGVGGPTAGGSQGRSLLVLTSAADRDRYWRATSDDVGSPDPWLAGMLTAPVVVLCLADPGAYVERYARPDKERARPDLGPDHSDAASWPVPWWDVDAGASGLLVLLAAVDAGLGGCLVGVPPPRWARVRGAFGIPPSHRLTAAVVLGHPAPELPRSRRRPAVAAVVHDGAHGRPWVTGT from the coding sequence GTGGAGCTCGACGAGGTGCTGCGGCGCCGGCGGGCGGTGCGGCGGTTCACCGGCGCCCCCGTCTCCCGCGAGGCGCTGGACGCCGTGGTGGCCGCCGGGGTCGGCGGACCGACCGCCGGGGGCTCGCAGGGCAGGTCGCTGCTCGTGCTCACCAGCGCAGCGGACCGCGACCGCTACTGGCGCGCCACCAGCGACGACGTCGGCTCCCCCGACCCCTGGCTGGCCGGGATGCTCACCGCCCCGGTGGTGGTGCTGTGCCTGGCCGACCCGGGCGCCTACGTCGAGCGGTACGCCCGGCCCGACAAGGAACGGGCCCGCCCGGACCTCGGCCCCGACCACTCCGACGCCGCCTCCTGGCCGGTGCCCTGGTGGGACGTGGACGCGGGGGCGTCCGGCCTGCTGGTGCTCCTGGCTGCCGTGGACGCCGGGCTGGGCGGCTGCCTGGTGGGCGTGCCCCCGCCGCGCTGGGCGCGGGTGCGGGGGGCGTTCGGGATCCCCCCCTCCCACCGCCTCACCGCGGCCGTGGTGCTGGGGCACCCCGCCCCCGAGCTCCCGCGCTCACGGCGCCGGCCTGCCGTGGCCGCCGTGGTGCACGACGGCGCCCACGGCCGGCCCTGGGTCACCGGGACCTGA
- a CDS encoding alkaline phosphatase family protein — protein MSTPSPRGPAVQGALADVLPAVADLLGAPVREEPSPLTAALREAHDGVEQVCVLLVDGLGERLLAARGGHAPRLRSMAAAAGAPGAAVLAAGYPSTTATSTASIGTGLHPGQHGIMGYQVRDPATGVLFNELSWEVAPGAGGPGAGAAGAPPPDPRRWQPHPTVFEHLAAAGAAVTRVGPGFFDGSGLTEATSRGGRFRAASSLAGRVEAGLGSLRAAARERTRALVHVYWGDLDKAGHTHGWASPQWSDELERVDAAVADLLAGLPPRAVLLVTGDHGMVDVPDDARWDVAADPELAAGVQVVAGEPRAPQLHCAPGAAADVLATWRERLGHVLEVASREEAVEAGWFGPHGLDAAVLERTGDVVAAASGAVSVHDSRVQRPELAGLVGMHGGRTADEVLVPLLVSGSPRRR, from the coding sequence GTGAGCACCCCGTCGCCGCGCGGTCCCGCGGTGCAGGGCGCGCTGGCGGACGTGCTGCCCGCGGTGGCGGACCTGCTGGGCGCCCCGGTCCGGGAGGAGCCCTCCCCGCTGACCGCGGCGCTGCGGGAGGCCCACGACGGCGTCGAGCAGGTCTGCGTGCTGCTGGTCGACGGGCTCGGGGAGCGGCTCCTGGCGGCGCGCGGCGGCCACGCCCCGCGGCTGCGCTCCATGGCAGCCGCGGCGGGGGCTCCCGGCGCGGCGGTGCTCGCCGCCGGCTACCCCTCCACCACGGCCACCTCCACAGCGTCCATCGGCACCGGCCTGCACCCCGGGCAGCACGGGATCATGGGTTACCAGGTGCGCGACCCCGCCACCGGGGTCCTCTTCAACGAGCTCTCCTGGGAGGTCGCTCCGGGAGCCGGGGGACCGGGGGCGGGAGCCGCCGGTGCGCCGCCGCCGGACCCGCGCCGCTGGCAGCCGCACCCGACCGTCTTCGAGCACCTCGCCGCCGCCGGCGCCGCGGTCACGCGGGTGGGCCCGGGCTTCTTCGACGGCTCCGGGCTCACCGAGGCCACCTCCCGCGGCGGGCGCTTCCGGGCGGCGTCCAGCCTCGCGGGCCGGGTGGAGGCCGGTCTGGGGTCGCTGCGCGCCGCGGCCCGGGAGCGGACCCGCGCCCTGGTGCACGTCTACTGGGGAGACCTCGACAAGGCCGGCCACACGCACGGCTGGGCCTCACCGCAGTGGTCCGACGAGCTGGAGCGCGTCGACGCGGCCGTCGCGGACCTGCTGGCCGGGCTGCCACCGCGAGCGGTGCTGCTGGTCACCGGCGACCACGGCATGGTCGACGTCCCGGACGACGCCCGCTGGGACGTGGCCGCCGACCCCGAGCTGGCCGCCGGGGTGCAGGTGGTGGCGGGGGAGCCGCGCGCCCCCCAGCTGCACTGCGCCCCCGGAGCAGCGGCCGACGTGCTCGCCACCTGGCGCGAGCGGCTCGGCCACGTCCTGGAGGTGGCCAGCCGCGAGGAGGCCGTCGAGGCCGGCTGGTTCGGCCCGCACGGCCTCGACGCGGCCGTGCTCGAGCGGACCGGCGACGTGGTCGCCGCGGCCAGCGGCGCGGTGTCCGTGCACGACAGCCGCGTGCAGCGCCCCGAGCTCGCGGGCCTGGTGGGCATGCACGGCGGCCGCACCGCCGACGAGGTGCTCGTCCCGCTGCTGGTCTCCGGGAGCCCCCGCCGCCGCTGA
- a CDS encoding bifunctional acetate--CoA ligase family protein/GNAT family N-acetyltransferase, translated as MSPTHPAWTRAWEADVVLRDGGAAHIRPIRPADADALQAFHVAQSPRSTYLRFFAPMPRLSPRDLTRFTTVDHHDRVALVVLVGEAIIGVGRYDRVGDGVAEVAFNVSDAHQGRGVGSVLLEHLVVAAREQGITRFVAEVLPENRKMLDVFTEAGFATTRAVEDGVVMLTVDVTPTDRSREVMEAREHRAEAESLRRLLHPRSVVVVGAGRRPGSVGGRLLADLVGGGFTGAVHVVHPEADVVRGVPAVRSLSDVPGPVDLAVVAVPAESVNGVVAELAQLDVRGLVVVSSGFAEVDADGLARQRELLRLARVHGMRLVGPTSFGIINTDPAVRLNASLAPVVPPSGGLGLFSQSGALGVAVLDAAHRRGLGVSTFVSAGNRADVSGNDCMQYWQDDPATSVVGLYLESVGNPRKFSRVARGLARTKPVVVVKSGVSSFTVPPGHAVRETRAPREALDAMLRQAGVIRVDNVHQLFDVAQLLQTQPLPAGERVGVVANSGALAALAAEAAVSWGLDVADPVVVAPEADASEVRTALERVFTDPDVDVVVACLIPPVAEVDREVVTALQEVAAAAGKPCAACLVALVGGVEPTRTLQPPSRPRDDDDGAGRPAAAALPVYTTPEDAVRSLAAVVRYAAWRRRDHGARVAPAGTDARAARALVESLLDGRTPDDPPLRLEQEEVAALLACYGVQLWPVVTVRSADEAVRAADRVGWPVVVKATERHLRHPGLGGVRLDVSDARELRAHVDAMLAGPAGSGGGPAPALLVQAMAPSGISVLVRTLEDPLFGPLVSFGLAGDTTVLLGDVSHRIPPLTDVDVVDLVRTLRAAPRLFGYMGTPAVDVGSLEDLLARISVMADDLPEVFSSELSPVQVAERGLAVLGAQVELAVPVGRSDAGRRVLPA; from the coding sequence GTGTCACCCACCCACCCCGCGTGGACGCGCGCGTGGGAGGCGGACGTCGTCCTGAGGGACGGGGGAGCGGCCCACATCCGCCCGATCCGCCCCGCCGACGCCGACGCGCTGCAGGCCTTCCACGTGGCCCAGTCGCCGCGCTCCACCTACCTGCGCTTCTTCGCCCCGATGCCGCGCCTGTCCCCGCGCGACCTCACCCGGTTCACCACGGTCGACCACCACGACCGGGTGGCCCTGGTGGTGCTGGTGGGCGAGGCGATCATCGGCGTCGGCCGCTACGACCGCGTCGGTGACGGTGTGGCCGAGGTGGCCTTCAACGTCTCCGACGCCCACCAGGGCCGCGGCGTGGGCTCGGTGCTGCTGGAGCACCTCGTGGTGGCGGCCCGCGAGCAGGGCATCACCCGCTTCGTGGCGGAGGTGCTGCCCGAGAACCGCAAGATGCTCGACGTCTTCACCGAGGCGGGGTTCGCCACCACCCGCGCCGTCGAGGACGGCGTGGTCATGCTCACGGTGGACGTCACCCCCACCGACAGGTCCCGCGAGGTCATGGAGGCCCGCGAGCACCGCGCCGAGGCGGAGAGCCTGCGCCGGCTGCTGCACCCCCGCTCGGTGGTGGTGGTGGGCGCCGGGCGCCGGCCGGGCTCGGTGGGCGGGCGGCTCCTGGCCGACCTCGTCGGCGGCGGCTTCACCGGCGCCGTGCACGTGGTGCACCCCGAGGCCGACGTCGTGCGGGGCGTGCCGGCGGTGCGCTCCCTGTCCGACGTGCCCGGGCCCGTGGACCTCGCCGTGGTCGCGGTGCCCGCGGAGTCCGTCAACGGCGTGGTCGCCGAGCTGGCGCAGCTGGACGTGCGCGGCCTGGTGGTGGTCTCCAGCGGCTTCGCCGAGGTCGACGCCGACGGCCTGGCGCGCCAGCGGGAGCTGCTGCGCCTGGCGCGGGTGCACGGGATGCGCCTGGTGGGCCCGACCTCGTTCGGGATCATCAACACCGACCCCGCGGTGAGGCTCAACGCGTCCCTGGCCCCGGTGGTGCCCCCGTCCGGGGGCCTGGGCCTGTTCAGCCAGTCCGGGGCGCTCGGCGTGGCCGTGCTCGACGCCGCCCACCGCCGCGGCCTGGGCGTGTCCACCTTCGTCTCGGCGGGCAACCGCGCCGACGTCTCCGGCAACGACTGCATGCAGTACTGGCAGGACGACCCCGCCACCTCCGTGGTCGGGCTCTACCTGGAGAGCGTCGGCAACCCCCGCAAGTTCTCCCGCGTGGCCCGGGGGCTGGCGCGCACCAAGCCCGTCGTCGTCGTGAAGTCCGGGGTCAGCTCCTTCACCGTGCCCCCGGGGCACGCCGTGCGCGAGACCCGCGCGCCCCGCGAGGCCCTCGACGCGATGCTGCGCCAGGCCGGCGTCATCCGCGTGGACAACGTCCACCAGCTCTTCGACGTGGCGCAGCTGCTGCAGACCCAGCCGCTGCCGGCCGGGGAGCGCGTGGGCGTGGTCGCCAACTCCGGGGCCCTGGCGGCGCTCGCGGCCGAGGCCGCGGTCTCGTGGGGGCTGGACGTGGCCGACCCGGTGGTGGTGGCCCCGGAGGCCGACGCCTCCGAGGTCCGGACCGCCCTCGAGCGGGTCTTCACCGACCCCGACGTCGACGTGGTGGTGGCCTGCCTCATCCCGCCGGTGGCCGAGGTCGACCGGGAGGTCGTCACGGCCCTGCAGGAGGTGGCGGCGGCCGCGGGCAAGCCGTGCGCGGCGTGCCTGGTCGCGCTGGTCGGCGGCGTGGAGCCCACCCGCACCCTCCAGCCCCCCAGCCGGCCCCGGGACGACGACGACGGCGCCGGCCGGCCGGCCGCCGCTGCGCTGCCGGTCTACACGACCCCCGAGGACGCCGTCCGCTCGCTGGCGGCCGTGGTGCGCTACGCCGCGTGGCGGCGGCGCGACCACGGCGCCCGGGTGGCCCCCGCGGGCACCGACGCGCGGGCGGCGCGGGCGCTGGTGGAGTCGCTGCTGGACGGGCGCACGCCCGACGACCCCCCGCTGCGGCTGGAGCAGGAGGAGGTCGCCGCCCTGCTCGCGTGCTACGGGGTGCAGCTGTGGCCGGTGGTCACGGTGCGCTCCGCGGACGAGGCGGTGCGCGCGGCGGACCGGGTGGGCTGGCCGGTGGTGGTCAAGGCCACCGAGCGCCACCTGCGCCACCCCGGCCTGGGCGGGGTCCGCCTGGACGTCAGCGACGCCCGGGAGCTGCGCGCCCACGTCGACGCCATGCTCGCCGGTCCCGCCGGCAGCGGAGGGGGGCCGGCCCCCGCGCTGCTCGTGCAGGCCATGGCGCCCTCCGGCATCTCCGTGCTCGTGCGGACCCTGGAGGACCCGCTGTTCGGACCGCTGGTCTCCTTCGGGCTCGCGGGGGACACCACCGTGCTGCTCGGGGACGTCTCCCACCGCATCCCGCCGCTGACCGACGTGGACGTGGTGGACCTGGTCCGCACGCTGCGCGCGGCTCCGCGCCTGTTCGGGTACATGGGCACCCCCGCCGTCGACGTCGGCTCGCTGGAGGACCTGCTGGCGCGGATCTCGGTGATGGCCGACGACCTGCCGGAGGTGTTCTCCAGCGAGCTCTCGCCGGTGCAGGTGGCCGAGCGCGGCCTGGCGGTGCTGGGGGCCCAGGTGGAGCTGGCGGTGCCGGTGGGCCGCTCCGACGCCGGCCGGCGGGTGCTGCCCGCCTGA
- a CDS encoding DUF5998 family protein yields MWGGEGAGRRRAEGPEGLLGGGTSSAPAVPGWRSEAPGEAERLPRDLVAELEQTGYYPQLLADVVLQSLAGEPLVDALVHLETTFDADAVRRHVTVLALTATRLVTAHVDDHDPPETGGAPVAVASSESVPLHDVRSVVVGHRVTAPERHRSGAAPQELTLTVAWGTLSRLDVEPATCGDPECDADHGYTGTMTADDVSLRISADAEGEAAVLAARRFARSLTRATRAPRA; encoded by the coding sequence GTGTGGGGTGGTGAGGGCGCCGGCAGACGGCGAGCGGAGGGGCCGGAGGGCCTCCTGGGTGGCGGGACGTCCAGCGCACCGGCGGTGCCGGGCTGGCGCAGCGAGGCGCCCGGCGAGGCCGAGCGCCTCCCGCGGGACCTGGTGGCCGAGCTCGAGCAGACGGGGTACTACCCGCAGCTGCTCGCCGACGTGGTCCTGCAGTCCCTCGCCGGCGAGCCGCTCGTGGACGCGCTGGTGCACCTGGAGACCACGTTCGACGCCGACGCCGTGCGCCGCCACGTCACGGTGCTGGCCCTGACGGCCACCCGGCTCGTCACCGCCCACGTGGACGACCACGACCCGCCGGAGACCGGCGGTGCGCCGGTGGCGGTGGCCTCCTCGGAGTCCGTGCCCCTGCACGACGTGCGCTCGGTGGTGGTGGGCCACCGCGTCACCGCGCCCGAGCGGCACCGGTCCGGCGCCGCCCCCCAGGAGCTCACCCTCACGGTGGCCTGGGGGACCCTCAGCCGCCTCGACGTGGAGCCCGCCACCTGCGGAGACCCCGAGTGCGACGCCGACCACGGCTACACCGGCACCATGACCGCTGACGACGTGTCGCTGCGGATCAGCGCCGACGCCGAGGGCGAGGCCGCGGTGCTGGCCGCCCGGCGCTTCGCCCGCAGCCTCACCAGGGCCACCCGGGCTCCGCGCGCGTGA